ACATATGCGCATAAAGAGTCGAGAGTCCATACTTATGCTTAATTTGAACAAAGTTACCATAACCTGTTACCTGATAACTAGCTCTAATAACTTCACCATCAGCAGCTGCCACAATAGCTGTTCCAATTCTCACACCTGCAAGATCTATACCCTTATGAATATACCATTGTCTGGTAAAAGGCTCAATAGCCGGACCAAAATGAAGAGAAACAATACCATCTCCTTTAACAATCGGCCAAAGCGAAGGAATATCATTTAATAATTTATTTTGAGAATGAAGTAATTTAACAATACTCTTAAGGGGAGAAATTGACCCTTCTATTGTATTCTTAACATTCTTAAGATCATTTAATTCTTTAAGTGCATTAGCTTCTAACATTTGCAAATCAAGAAAATCCGCAAGATCCCCATCTAATTTACTTCGATTTAGATCAATATTACTCTCTTTTATTTTTAAGGAAACGTTAAGTTCATCCAAAACTTTAGAAAAATTACTAGCAACAGAATTAATTTCTACAACTGTGTTTCTAAAATCCTCAATTTCAGATTCAGCAAGTGCATAATTTTTCTCAGTAGACTTAACAATAGATTTAAGAGTAACATAATTAATAGAAAGCAAAACAAACCCTATAAAAATAAAAAGAAAAAATAAAAAAAATAAAAATAGAGTTAAGAAAGAAATCTTTATATTCTTAACATCCCCTTTAACATGAGGAATAATCATAAAGCTAATATTTTGCCTAAAAATTGAGTAAACATTACTTAAAAGTTTAAGAAAGGAACTAAAAATCGTAAAAAAGATCTTATCTAATTTTTTAAAAAAAGATAAAATTCTAAAACCTTTTCTGTCTCTCATCACAAACCCCTCACCACTTATTCACTAATCAATAGAGATTTCAACATTTAAAACCTATTTGAAAGCCACAAATTCTGATTTAATGATTTTAATGTTTAATACCAAGTAACACCACCAAATTCTAAAATTTATCTTCCATATAATCACTATCTCCATTAAATCATAAATTATCTCTATAAGTACAATAGAAATACCAAAAATATACATAAATGATTTATTATTATATACAATGAAAACATTATTCTTTGCAACTACTAATATAAATAAAATAAACGAAGTAAAACAAATTTTAGATATACCTAACATAAAAATCAAAATTCCCAAAAACTTCGATGTAAAAGAGACAGGTAAAACTTTTAAAGAAAACTCTTTGCTCAAAGCAAAAACTCTATTTGAATCTTTAGATAAAAAAAAACCTGTTTTTAGTGAGGATTCTGGATTATGCATAAAAGCTTTAAATTTGGAACCTGGAATTTATTCTAAAAGATATGATCAATACAAATTAGGAAAAAAACTAGGAACAAATGAAAAAAACCATCTTATTATAGACTTAATGAAAGACAAAGAAAATAGAACAGCATATTTTATATGTATAGTTAGTCATATCTCTATAGACGGAACAATAACCAATTTTGAAGGCATCCTCAATGGAACAATTGCTTTGGATATTGATTGTTACAAAAAAAACGGATTTGGATATGATCCAATATTTTTAACTGCAAATAATAAAAGACTCAGTGAATTAACTCTTACAGAAAAAAACAAAATATCCCATAGAGGAATTGCATTTGCTAAATTTAAAAAATTTTTAATGCAATCTTTGAATTGATACCAAAAAAAACAGATTTTAAAAAACAACATAAATCAAGTATTCAACTCAATTGTAAAATTACAAGTAAAGATTTAAAATGGTTATTATTTATAAATCACAATTAGTGTCATATTAACAAGGAGCAAGTCTGATGATAGAGAGAAGTAAAATTAATGAAGATGACAAGTGGGACTTATCTTCTCTATTTAAAAACAATGAAGAATACAAGGAAACAGTCGAAAAAATAAAACTAAAACTTCAAGACTTCAAGGAATACGAAAAATTAGAATTCAACCTAAACATCTTTAAACAAGCATTAAATGATTACTATGAAATCGAAGAAGAACTGGAAAGAACAGTATATTACACACAAATTCAATTAGAAACAGATGTAAGCAATCAGACCTCAAACGAACTTCGCGCAATCAATATCAACTTAGAAACATACGCATCAAATTCCACCTCATTTTTTATACCAAAAATTTTAAAAACAGATACAAACCAAATAAGAGAATGGCTGCAGGACATAGAACTCAAAGATAAAAAAATAGCTATTGAAAAAATCTTAAGAGAAAAAGAACACGTCTTAAGCAAAGACGAAGAGAGAATACTAGCTAACTATACATCTCTTTATTCATCTTATAATGATATATTCTCTGTATTAACAAATGCGGACATGGAATTTGGAGAAATTGATGGTAAACCATTAAGTAATGCCACTTACAGTCTATTTCTTCAAAATGAAAATCAAGAAATAAGAAGAGAAGCTTTTTTGAAATTTTATCAAGAATATAAAAAACATGAAAATACATTATCCAACCTCTTAATTGCCGATATCAATAAAAATAAATTTTTAGCCAAAACAAGAA
This portion of the Borrelia turicatae 91E135 genome encodes:
- a CDS encoding M23 family metallopeptidase encodes the protein MRDRKGFRILSFFKKLDKIFFTIFSSFLKLLSNVYSIFRQNISFMIIPHVKGDVKNIKISFLTLFLFFLFFLFIFIGFVLLSINYVTLKSIVKSTEKNYALAESEIEDFRNTVVEINSVASNFSKVLDELNVSLKIKESNIDLNRSKLDGDLADFLDLQMLEANALKELNDLKNVKNTIEGSISPLKSIVKLLHSQNKLLNDIPSLWPIVKGDGIVSLHFGPAIEPFTRQWYIHKGIDLAGVRIGTAIVAAADGEVIRASYQVTGYGNFVQIKHKYGLSTLYAHMSRLNISKGSYVRKGQVIGFLGQTGYSTGPHLHYEVRIGSQVVNPDMYLNLATGASK
- the rdgB gene encoding RdgB/HAM1 family non-canonical purine NTP pyrophosphatase; translation: MKTLFFATTNINKINEVKQILDIPNIKIKIPKNFDVKETGKTFKENSLLKAKTLFESLDKKKPVFSEDSGLCIKALNLEPGIYSKRYDQYKLGKKLGTNEKNHLIIDLMKDKENRTAYFICIVSHISIDGTITNFEGILNGTIALDIDCYKKNGFGYDPIFLTANNKRLSELTLTEKNKISHRGIAFAKFKKFLMQSLN